In Methylophaga thalassica, a single genomic region encodes these proteins:
- a CDS encoding GTP-binding protein, with protein sequence MSKSKFERTKPHVNVGTIGHVDHGKTTLTAAITKVLGELSGGEF encoded by the coding sequence GTCCAAGTCAAAATTTGAACGTACAAAACCCCACGTCAACGTGGGCACCATAGGTCACGTTGACCATGGTAAAACTACGCTGACAGCGGCGATCACCAAAGTGTTGGGTGAATTAAGTGGTGGTGAATTC